One Gemmatimonadaceae bacterium genomic region harbors:
- a CDS encoding DUF21 domain-containing protein has translation MSDATLLLITIGIVAGLTAAATAVRSVSRIWLRHWVERRLRGAETAALYLERPQRLLLAASTGVAMVVFMAGTFIATAVQGGVLAHARAIVLYALALLLAGQLVPRAVARRWSSILIPLLLPLLRLVEFLFMPILLLARRLTGEARREAATEQATDAEALEELLREGELEGVGEHTEIAIIEGVVQFAEKTLGEVMTPRKDVFALAVATPNAEVARQVAQSRYSRVPMYGDSLDDVRGMLHAFDLLHIEGDERPPLRPVTFATADMPCNEFLFRMIRGRSHLAVVRDAEGRTAGVVTLEDLLEELVGEIRDEHDEPGAAPSPSVSAAPAAPSAPTAPSAPTAPSVPGAVGATSAAPPDASAPPRPRAH, from the coding sequence ATGAGCGACGCGACCCTCCTCCTCATCACCATCGGGATCGTGGCCGGGCTCACCGCGGCGGCGACCGCCGTGCGTTCCGTCAGCCGCATCTGGTTGCGTCACTGGGTCGAGCGGCGGCTGCGCGGGGCGGAGACGGCGGCGCTGTACCTGGAACGCCCGCAACGATTGCTCCTGGCGGCGTCGACCGGGGTGGCGATGGTCGTCTTCATGGCCGGCACCTTCATCGCCACGGCGGTGCAGGGCGGGGTGCTCGCGCACGCGCGGGCCATCGTGCTGTATGCCCTTGCCCTCCTTCTGGCGGGGCAGCTGGTCCCGCGCGCGGTGGCGCGCCGCTGGTCGAGCATCCTCATTCCGCTCCTCCTCCCCCTGTTGCGCCTGGTGGAGTTTCTCTTCATGCCCATCCTCCTGCTGGCGCGCCGCCTGACGGGCGAGGCCCGGCGCGAGGCGGCGACGGAGCAGGCCACCGACGCCGAGGCGCTGGAGGAGCTGCTGCGCGAGGGCGAGCTGGAAGGGGTCGGCGAACATACCGAGATCGCCATCATCGAAGGGGTGGTGCAGTTCGCGGAGAAGACGCTGGGCGAGGTCATGACTCCACGGAAGGATGTCTTCGCACTCGCCGTCGCCACGCCGAACGCTGAGGTGGCGCGCCAGGTGGCGCAGTCCCGCTACAGCCGCGTCCCGATGTATGGCGATTCGCTGGACGACGTGCGGGGGATGCTGCACGCCTTCGACCTGTTGCATATCGAAGGAGATGAGCGGCCGCCGCTCCGCCCGGTGACCTTCGCCACCGCCGACATGCCGTGCAACGAGTTCCTGTTCCGGATGATCAGGGGGCGATCGCACCTGGCGGTGGTGCGTGACGCAGAGGGGCGGACCGCGGGGGTCGTGACGCTGGAGGACCTGCTCGAGGAGTTGGTCGGCGAAATCCGCGACGAGCACGACGAGCCCGGCGCAGCGCCGTCCCCGTCGGTCTCCGCTGCACCCGCTGCACCCAGTGCGCCCACAGCGCCCAGCGCGCCCACAGCGCCCTCCGTGCCCGGCGCTGTCGGTGCGACGAGCGCGGCGCCTCCCGACGCGTCGGCGCCGCCGCGACCGCGCGCCCACTAG
- a CDS encoding HlyC/CorC family transporter, producing MLTLVAWAIAVLAALVAALCAASDGAMLALDPDEPLPPALGALHARRERTHRALAFARVMAQLTGGVSVASALDLAARSRGEAILAGVLAALVLVGLTESLARSAGSVAGTRTATRLYGFIRVVEQGLAPISALGGWIDATLHRLLPPPTDRTEEREATAEQFMQVVAAEAEVGKEERGLLNSVFRLGEAEVHELMVPRVDIVALDRDTPWSEVVDRVRSSEHARIPVFRESIDDVIGILFAKDLLPAIVADEVPDDWTTIVRPPVFIPGAKKADAQLRDFQASGMHIAIVADEFGGTAGLITIEDVLEEIVGDIRDEYDIEEAPIERDGDDRFWISARLTLDEVSEVLGVDLRHEQVSTLGGLVYEVLGRVPRSGEELTLPGFRVVVERVVRRRVQRVYLERERPEPEPEEWRADGEP from the coding sequence ATGCTGACCCTGGTCGCGTGGGCCATCGCCGTGCTCGCCGCTCTCGTGGCGGCGTTGTGCGCCGCCTCGGACGGGGCCATGCTCGCCCTCGATCCCGATGAGCCACTCCCCCCGGCGCTCGGCGCGCTGCACGCGCGGCGCGAACGCACGCATCGCGCGCTGGCCTTCGCCCGCGTCATGGCGCAGCTCACCGGCGGGGTGAGCGTGGCATCGGCGCTCGACCTCGCGGCGCGAAGCCGGGGCGAGGCGATCCTCGCCGGGGTGCTGGCGGCGCTGGTGCTGGTAGGGCTCACCGAGTCGCTCGCCCGCAGCGCGGGGAGCGTCGCAGGGACGCGGACAGCCACGCGCCTGTACGGCTTCATCCGCGTGGTGGAGCAGGGACTCGCGCCCATCTCGGCGTTAGGCGGGTGGATCGACGCCACGCTGCACCGCCTCCTCCCGCCCCCCACCGACCGCACCGAGGAGCGCGAGGCGACGGCCGAGCAGTTCATGCAGGTCGTCGCCGCCGAGGCGGAGGTTGGAAAGGAGGAGCGCGGACTCCTCAACTCCGTCTTTCGGCTCGGCGAGGCCGAGGTGCACGAGCTGATGGTGCCGCGTGTCGACATCGTCGCCCTCGATCGCGACACGCCATGGTCGGAGGTGGTGGACCGCGTGCGCAGTTCGGAACACGCGCGCATCCCGGTCTTCCGCGAATCGATCGACGACGTGATCGGGATCCTGTTCGCGAAGGACCTCCTCCCGGCGATTGTGGCTGACGAGGTTCCCGACGACTGGACGACCATCGTGCGCCCGCCCGTCTTCATTCCCGGGGCCAAGAAGGCCGATGCGCAGCTGCGCGACTTCCAGGCGAGCGGGATGCACATCGCCATCGTGGCCGACGAGTTTGGCGGTACGGCGGGACTCATCACGATCGAGGACGTGCTGGAAGAGATCGTGGGCGACATCCGCGACGAGTACGACATCGAGGAGGCGCCCATCGAGCGCGATGGCGACGACCGCTTCTGGATCTCGGCGCGGCTCACGCTGGACGAGGTGTCCGAGGTGCTGGGCGTCGACCTGCGGCACGAGCAGGTGTCGACGTTAGGCGGGCTGGTGTACGAGGTGCTGGGGCGCGTCCCGCGTTCGGGCGAGGAGCTGACCCTTCCCGGCTTTCGCGTGGTGGTGGAGCGCGTCGTGCGCCGCCGGGTGCAACGCGTGTACCTCGAGCGCGAGCGGCCGGAGCCCGAGCCGGAGGAGTGGCGCGCGGACGGGGAACCATGA
- the ybeY gene encoding rRNA maturation RNase YbeY, translating to MRVSSTVGRLPLSRERVAAIGARVLAGERTRAALLTVTFVGDREMARLNWRHLGHRGPTDIITFQHAQVAPAAPVVGDVYIAAQLARRNAAAAGCSWREELARLTVHGVLHALGWDHPEGEERLRAPMWRRQERWVARLRQAGAW from the coding sequence GTGCGCGTCTCGAGCACGGTGGGACGACTCCCGCTCTCGCGCGAGCGCGTGGCCGCCATCGGCGCGCGCGTCCTCGCGGGGGAGCGGACACGCGCGGCGCTCCTCACCGTAACGTTTGTGGGTGATCGCGAGATGGCACGGCTCAACTGGCGCCACCTCGGGCACCGCGGCCCCACCGACATCATCACCTTCCAGCACGCGCAGGTTGCACCTGCCGCGCCGGTGGTCGGCGACGTCTACATCGCCGCGCAGCTCGCCAGGCGCAACGCGGCGGCGGCCGGTTGCTCCTGGCGGGAAGAGCTGGCGCGGCTGACGGTGCACGGCGTCCTGCACGCGCTGGGGTGGGACCATCCCGAGGGGGAGGAACGGCTGCGCGCCCCGATGTGGCGCCGGCAGGAGCGCTGGGTGGCTCGCCTGCGGCAGGCGGGGGCATGGTGA
- a CDS encoding PhoH family protein produces MRGDTLTLSGLPDTVERAIAVAQRMIDTARQRGALEADDVLRMSLDASRDGAEDDLRIALPGVRRIIQPKTPGQAAYLKAIAEHDIVIGIGPAGTGKTYLAVAAAVDALSRKRVRRIILARPAVEAGESLGFLPGDLQAKVDPYLRPLYDALEDMMPLERMQKALETRVIEIAPLAYMRGRTLNDAFVILDESQNATNAQMKMFLTRLGANSKTVITGDKTQIDLPKREESGLLQIERILSHIEGIAIHYLSDVDVVRHRLVREIIRAYAEDLGA; encoded by the coding sequence ATGCGGGGCGACACGCTCACGCTCTCCGGGCTCCCCGACACGGTGGAACGCGCCATCGCCGTGGCCCAGCGGATGATCGACACGGCACGCCAGCGCGGGGCGCTGGAGGCCGACGACGTCCTGCGCATGTCGCTGGACGCCTCGCGCGACGGCGCCGAGGATGACCTTCGCATCGCCCTCCCCGGGGTGCGCCGCATCATCCAGCCCAAGACCCCGGGACAGGCGGCGTACCTCAAGGCGATCGCCGAGCACGACATCGTCATCGGCATCGGGCCGGCGGGGACGGGGAAGACCTACCTCGCGGTTGCCGCCGCGGTCGACGCGCTCTCACGCAAGCGCGTACGGCGCATCATCCTCGCGCGCCCGGCGGTCGAGGCGGGCGAGAGCCTCGGCTTCCTTCCCGGCGACCTGCAGGCCAAGGTCGATCCGTACCTTCGCCCGCTGTACGACGCGCTCGAGGACATGATGCCGCTGGAGCGCATGCAGAAGGCGCTGGAAACGCGCGTCATCGAGATCGCCCCGCTCGCCTACATGCGCGGGCGCACGCTCAACGATGCCTTCGTCATCCTTGACGAGTCGCAGAACGCCACCAACGCGCAGATGAAGATGTTCCTCACGCGACTGGGGGCCAACTCGAAGACCGTGATCACCGGCGACAAGACGCAGATCGACCTCCCCAAGCGCGAGGAGTCGGGGCTGTTGCAGATCGAGCGCATCCTGTCGCACATCGAGGGGATCGCGATCCACTACCTGTCGGACGTGGACGTGGTGCGGCATCGCCTGGTGCGCGAGATCATCCGGGCGTACGCCGAGGACCTGGGCGCCTGA
- the aspS gene encoding aspartate--tRNA ligase: MTSSNPLATALRTHLCGALREAHVGQTVRVGGWVHRTRNLGGLVFVDLRDRAGLLQVSFAPGSATPEALQVAERLTPETVVLIEGEVVSRPAEGHNPELETGSIELRAVNARVVGPALTPAIPVARGKGEKLAAEELRLKYRILDLRRPELQQNLVMRHRLMQVTRQVMSDRGFLEIETPILTKPTPEGARDFLVPSRVHQGEFYALPQSPQIYKQLLMVAGYDRYFQIARCFRDEDLRADRQLEFTQIDLEASFVSARDVQDVVEACLVALWGEAGHAIPQPFPCLTWKEAMERFGVDKPDLRYGIEIEDLTRHVGSDAAPFVTDALGTGARMRGLRVPHGADASRKEIDGLTAAARDARAGGLIWAKRTEHGWEGQGVKAIGASALDALGGDVGELLLAVVGKDDVTSPALHAVRSLVVKRPGVPMLREHAFCWVVDFPLFEHDPETGAYVPAHHPFTSPHPDDFPFLESDPGRCRAQHYDAVYNGNELGSGSIRITDPQLQALIFRLLGIGAEEQQRRFGFLLDGLASGAPPHGGFALGFDRIAMLLAGAPSLRDVIAFPKTTAARALFEGAPTPVKPEDLVALHLAITE; the protein is encoded by the coding sequence GTGACGAGTTCGAACCCGTTGGCTACCGCCCTTCGGACCCACCTGTGTGGGGCGCTGCGTGAGGCGCACGTCGGGCAGACCGTTCGCGTGGGCGGGTGGGTGCACCGCACGCGCAACCTCGGGGGGCTCGTCTTCGTGGACCTGCGCGATCGCGCCGGGTTGCTGCAAGTCTCCTTTGCCCCGGGAAGCGCCACGCCGGAGGCGTTGCAGGTGGCGGAGCGCCTGACGCCGGAAACGGTCGTCCTCATCGAGGGTGAGGTCGTCTCGCGTCCCGCCGAGGGACACAATCCGGAACTGGAGACCGGCTCGATCGAGCTGCGCGCCGTGAACGCCCGCGTGGTGGGACCGGCGCTGACGCCGGCCATCCCGGTGGCGCGCGGCAAGGGGGAGAAGCTGGCGGCCGAGGAATTGCGCCTGAAGTACCGCATCCTCGACCTGCGACGCCCCGAGCTGCAACAGAACCTGGTCATGCGCCACCGCCTGATGCAGGTGACGCGGCAGGTGATGAGCGACCGCGGCTTCCTGGAGATCGAGACGCCGATCCTCACCAAGCCCACGCCGGAGGGGGCACGCGACTTCCTGGTCCCCAGCCGCGTGCACCAGGGGGAGTTCTACGCCCTCCCGCAGTCGCCGCAGATCTACAAGCAGCTGCTGATGGTGGCCGGCTACGACCGCTACTTCCAGATCGCGCGCTGCTTCCGCGACGAAGACCTGAGAGCCGACCGTCAGCTGGAATTCACGCAGATCGATCTCGAGGCGTCGTTCGTGAGCGCGCGCGACGTCCAGGACGTGGTCGAGGCCTGCCTGGTGGCGCTGTGGGGCGAGGCGGGGCATGCCATTCCGCAGCCCTTCCCGTGCCTCACGTGGAAGGAGGCGATGGAGCGCTTCGGCGTGGACAAGCCCGACTTGCGCTACGGGATCGAGATCGAGGACCTCACGAGGCACGTGGGAAGTGACGCGGCGCCGTTCGTGACCGATGCGTTAGGCACCGGCGCTCGCATGCGCGGACTGCGTGTGCCGCACGGCGCCGATGCGTCGCGCAAGGAGATCGATGGCTTGACCGCCGCGGCCAGGGATGCCAGGGCGGGGGGGCTCATCTGGGCCAAGCGCACCGAACATGGCTGGGAGGGGCAGGGGGTCAAGGCGATCGGGGCCAGTGCGCTGGACGCACTCGGTGGCGACGTCGGCGAGTTGCTGCTGGCGGTGGTCGGAAAGGACGATGTCACCTCGCCCGCGCTGCACGCGGTGCGCTCGCTGGTGGTGAAGCGGCCGGGGGTGCCGATGCTGCGCGAGCATGCGTTCTGCTGGGTGGTCGACTTCCCGCTCTTCGAGCACGACCCGGAGACGGGGGCGTACGTCCCGGCGCACCACCCGTTCACCTCGCCGCACCCCGACGACTTTCCCTTCCTCGAGAGCGACCCGGGGCGCTGCCGCGCGCAGCACTACGACGCCGTGTACAACGGGAACGAATTGGGGAGCGGCTCCATTCGCATCACCGATCCGCAGCTGCAGGCGCTCATCTTCCGCCTGCTGGGGATTGGCGCGGAGGAACAGCAGCGGCGCTTCGGCTTCCTCCTCGACGGGCTGGCCTCGGGGGCGCCGCCGCATGGCGGCTTCGCGTTAGGCTTCGACCGCATCGCGATGCTGCTGGCGGGGGCCCCGTCGCTGCGCGACGTGATCGCCTTTCCCAAGACGACGGCGGCGCGCGCGCTGTTCGAGGGGGCGCCGACCCCGGTCAAGCCCGAGGACCTGGTCGCGCTGCACCTCGCCATCACCGAGTAG
- a CDS encoding VanZ family protein gives MTPSTISGRWWPCVAWTVVILVITSVPGTAIPHGPQIPGADKVVHGSMYGVLGFLAGKALGRDGFARWVVAGVLIAALAAGDEWHQQWIPARSAETLDWVADVAGATLGMTLSRSAQARRESRS, from the coding sequence ATGACACCCTCCACCATTTCGGGACGCTGGTGGCCGTGCGTGGCGTGGACCGTGGTGATCCTCGTGATCACGTCGGTGCCCGGCACGGCGATCCCCCACGGGCCGCAGATCCCTGGGGCGGACAAGGTGGTGCACGGATCGATGTACGGCGTGCTCGGATTCCTCGCGGGCAAGGCATTGGGGCGCGATGGATTCGCGCGCTGGGTGGTGGCGGGGGTGCTGATCGCGGCATTGGCGGCGGGAGACGAATGGCATCAGCAGTGGATCCCGGCTCGGAGCGCGGAGACGCTCGACTGGGTAGCCGACGTGGCGGGGGCCACGCTCGGCATGACACTTTCGCGTTCGGCGCAGGCGCGCCGGGAGAGCAGGTCGTGA
- the rlmN gene encoding 23S rRNA (adenine(2503)-C(2))-methyltransferase RlmN encodes MARHALDRSDGRTNLLDLTPAKATDAIAAFLAASGEPPYRVKQIVPALWQQPARSFQEVTTLPQALRDALDAAFALPALTLATRQASADGTQKFLFTLHDGQSIETVAIPDGDRMTFCISSQAGCALQCAFCATGVMGFSRNLAPHEIAGQVRELALLDPPMRPTNIVFMGMGEPLMNWDAVERTLTILNDANGLGIGARHITVSTVGVLPGILALGARPEQFRLAISIHAPSDALRRTLMPINVKYPLADVVKAAAEFDRRVTFEYVMLGGVNDRDEHADQLAGLARACGAFVNLIPLHPGGAGDFTPTTAAGIRAFAAQLRRHGIEVAIRKSRGKDIAAACGQLRVERLRRRADHAADQHGDVHVA; translated from the coding sequence ATGGCACGCCACGCGTTGGACCGCTCGGACGGTCGAACCAACCTCCTCGACCTCACGCCGGCCAAGGCGACGGATGCAATCGCCGCGTTCCTCGCCGCGAGCGGCGAGCCGCCCTACCGTGTCAAGCAGATCGTCCCCGCGCTCTGGCAGCAGCCGGCGCGCTCGTTCCAGGAGGTGACGACGCTTCCCCAGGCACTCCGCGACGCGCTCGACGCCGCGTTCGCCCTCCCCGCCCTCACCCTCGCCACGCGCCAGGCCTCCGCCGACGGGACGCAGAAGTTCCTCTTCACCCTGCACGACGGACAATCGATAGAGACGGTCGCCATCCCCGACGGCGACCGGATGACCTTCTGCATCTCGTCCCAGGCCGGGTGCGCGCTCCAGTGCGCCTTTTGCGCAACCGGGGTGATGGGTTTCTCGCGCAACCTCGCGCCGCACGAGATTGCCGGGCAGGTGCGCGAACTGGCGCTCCTCGATCCCCCCATGCGTCCCACGAACATCGTCTTCATGGGAATGGGCGAGCCGCTCATGAACTGGGACGCGGTGGAGCGTACGCTCACGATCCTCAACGACGCCAACGGCCTCGGCATCGGGGCCCGGCACATCACGGTCTCGACGGTCGGGGTGTTGCCGGGAATCCTCGCCCTGGGCGCGCGTCCGGAGCAGTTCCGGCTGGCGATCTCGATCCATGCGCCGAGCGATGCGCTGCGCCGCACGCTCATGCCGATCAACGTGAAGTACCCGCTCGCCGACGTGGTGAAGGCCGCGGCGGAGTTCGACCGGCGGGTGACGTTCGAGTATGTGATGCTGGGCGGGGTGAACGATCGTGACGAACACGCGGACCAGTTGGCGGGGCTGGCGCGGGCGTGCGGCGCGTTCGTGAACCTCATCCCGTTGCATCCCGGCGGGGCGGGCGATTTCACGCCGACCACGGCGGCCGGCATTCGCGCGTTTGCCGCCCAGCTTCGCCGCCACGGCATCGAGGTGGCCATTCGCAAGAGCCGTGGCAAGGACATCGCCGCGGCGTGCGGGCAGCTACGGGTAGAACGCCTCCGCCGGCGTGCGGACCACGCGGCCGATCAGCACGGTGACGTCCACGTAGCGTGA
- a CDS encoding LytR C-terminal domain-containing protein: protein MRGRAVVGVVALLLAAGGGAWWFRRTAAVAADEERPAQQVAVQRLVPDGTRIRVEVLNTTTTRGEARRLSLYLRDAGFDVVRFAGEGPPRDSTLVLDRSGHPEWAALVSKALGGAAVEARPDTSRYVDVTVLIGRVVRTPAEAFYP, encoded by the coding sequence ATGAGGGGGCGCGCGGTCGTCGGCGTGGTCGCCTTGCTGCTGGCGGCCGGTGGCGGCGCCTGGTGGTTCCGCCGCACGGCGGCGGTTGCAGCCGACGAGGAGCGCCCGGCGCAGCAGGTCGCCGTCCAGCGCCTCGTCCCGGACGGGACGCGGATCCGCGTGGAAGTGCTCAACACCACGACCACGCGCGGTGAGGCGCGACGGCTCTCGCTCTACCTACGCGATGCGGGGTTCGACGTGGTGCGCTTCGCGGGGGAGGGGCCGCCCCGGGACTCCACGCTGGTGCTCGACCGGAGCGGACACCCCGAGTGGGCGGCGCTGGTGAGCAAGGCGTTAGGCGGGGCGGCGGTGGAGGCGCGCCCCGACACCTCACGCTACGTGGACGTCACCGTGCTGATCGGCCGCGTGGTCCGCACGCCGGCGGAGGCGTTCTACCCGTAG
- a CDS encoding GAF domain-containing protein — translation MQLRVDLITRGIAVAGTAAVGLLAVVDPRWAAHPLGITIVFVATVLLRARPIALTKYSTLTGSPVTAMAGALVLGVSATALALFAGVLLADWLFQRKALAWAWVNAGREVLALVSAYGAFAATAAALDVQPTGALSAELVPAVSVFVFAYFIASRALQYFSLLVRDKLLPEERSIILRYEVIAFGASSAAVLLVVLTVTSVGRAGWIVVAIAIAFGSLLFQRIIEEAIAAEELNKIHQMELVVSSDASLGDAFARIAELGNRLVDWRDFRIHRLQDGGVRLLFTGRDGLLDPPVPPMPDGRELRDEALATGRAVIVTDSLHDVRVKQPRESARSAVVMPLRFGERTVGLLELEHHKRGTYGPRQLDVVQRFASQLATTIHIQDLRRPLAESVERLERQVATMNDSAHQLRSGAETVARLASEISRSVAEASDQAARGHDAAADVHTATSSIARDAREAAAASDRAVQIATEHRSTIGTAIERLVSAKGFVGESGAIMGDLGDETRRVTSFIGVIKDLAEQTNLLALNAAIEAARAGEEGRGFAVVAEEIRKLAEQSGKASEEASVLVATLAGQMERATRQMDRGRAMVADVETLSGSARDAMAQVVDSSRSAATWAKRIAEVSRSQEDAVGGVRDRIARIAEISGRNREGAAQVAETADSQARALQEVEGATRELRELATYLAELARRLSKLGRD, via the coding sequence GTGCAACTGCGCGTCGACCTCATCACGCGGGGGATCGCCGTCGCCGGGACGGCGGCGGTCGGCCTCCTGGCCGTGGTCGACCCTCGCTGGGCCGCCCATCCGCTGGGGATCACGATCGTCTTTGTCGCGACCGTGCTGCTGCGCGCGCGCCCCATCGCACTCACCAAGTACTCGACGCTCACCGGTTCGCCGGTGACGGCAATGGCGGGCGCGCTGGTGCTGGGCGTCAGCGCAACAGCACTCGCACTCTTTGCCGGCGTTCTGCTCGCCGACTGGCTGTTCCAGCGCAAGGCGCTGGCATGGGCGTGGGTCAACGCGGGGCGCGAGGTGCTGGCGCTGGTCTCGGCCTACGGCGCATTCGCCGCCACCGCGGCCGCGCTCGACGTGCAGCCGACGGGAGCGCTGTCGGCCGAACTCGTCCCGGCCGTCTCGGTCTTCGTCTTTGCCTACTTCATCGCGTCGCGGGCGCTGCAGTACTTCTCGCTCCTGGTGCGCGACAAGCTCCTCCCCGAGGAGCGCTCGATCATCCTGCGCTACGAAGTCATCGCCTTCGGCGCATCGTCGGCCGCGGTGCTCCTCGTCGTCCTCACGGTCACCAGCGTGGGGCGCGCCGGATGGATAGTGGTCGCCATCGCCATCGCCTTCGGGTCGCTCCTCTTCCAACGCATCATCGAGGAAGCAATCGCCGCCGAGGAGCTGAACAAGATCCACCAGATGGAGCTGGTGGTGTCGAGCGACGCCTCGCTGGGCGACGCCTTCGCGCGCATTGCCGAGTTGGGGAACCGGCTCGTGGACTGGCGCGACTTCCGGATTCACCGGCTGCAAGACGGCGGCGTGCGGCTCCTCTTCACGGGGCGCGACGGACTGCTCGATCCGCCGGTGCCGCCCATGCCGGACGGGCGTGAGCTGCGCGACGAGGCGCTGGCCACGGGGCGCGCGGTGATCGTCACCGACAGCCTCCACGATGTGCGCGTCAAGCAACCGCGCGAGTCGGCGCGCAGCGCGGTCGTGATGCCGCTGCGCTTTGGCGAACGCACGGTGGGGCTGCTCGAGCTGGAGCATCACAAGCGCGGCACCTACGGGCCCAGGCAACTCGACGTGGTGCAGCGCTTCGCCTCGCAACTCGCGACGACGATCCACATCCAGGACCTTCGTCGTCCACTGGCCGAGTCGGTCGAGCGCCTCGAGCGGCAGGTGGCAACCATGAACGACTCGGCGCACCAGTTGCGCAGCGGGGCCGAGACCGTCGCGCGCCTCGCGAGCGAGATTTCGCGCTCCGTCGCCGAGGCGAGCGACCAGGCGGCGCGCGGCCACGATGCGGCGGCCGATGTGCACACCGCGACGTCGTCCATCGCGCGCGACGCCCGCGAGGCAGCCGCCGCGAGCGATCGCGCGGTGCAGATTGCCACGGAGCATCGCTCGACGATCGGCACGGCGATCGAGCGACTCGTCAGCGCCAAGGGCTTCGTGGGGGAGAGCGGCGCAATCATGGGTGACCTTGGCGACGAGACGCGACGCGTCACGTCGTTCATCGGCGTCATCAAGGACCTGGCCGAGCAGACGAATCTTCTGGCGCTCAACGCGGCGATCGAGGCGGCGCGCGCGGGGGAGGAAGGGCGCGGCTTTGCCGTGGTGGCGGAGGAGATCCGCAAGCTCGCCGAGCAGAGCGGGAAGGCGTCGGAGGAGGCGTCGGTGCTGGTGGCAACGCTCGCCGGGCAGATGGAGCGCGCCACGCGGCAGATGGATCGCGGGCGGGCGATGGTTGCCGACGTGGAGACGCTCTCCGGCTCGGCGCGCGACGCGATGGCGCAGGTCGTCGACTCGTCGCGTTCGGCGGCCACGTGGGCCAAGCGCATTGCCGAGGTGTCGCGTTCGCAGGAGGATGCGGTGGGCGGGGTGCGCGATCGCATCGCGCGCATCGCCGAGATCTCGGGACGCAACCGCGAGGGGGCGGCGCAGGTGGCGGAGACGGCGGACTCGCAGGCGCGCGCGCTGCAGGAGGTGGAGGGGGCGACGCGAGAACTGCGCGAGCTGGCGACGTATCTCGCCGAACTCGCCCGTCGCCTGAGCAAGCTCGGGCGCGACTGA
- a CDS encoding tryptophan synthase subunit alpha → MTISSDALAQRFALLKRDGRKALVTYMTAGHPDPAQSLALMRALEAGGADVIEVGVPFSDPMADGPVIQRSSQVALEHGVGIRDVLALVRDAQLSIPVVLFSYLNPIMAAGDDILVRAAESGVHGLLLTDLPVGADPAREAWVGAGPLAFVRLVAPTTPLARMRDIAQHGRGFVYLISRLGVTGMQRDVASDLPETIARLRGATDLPICAGFGVSNGEQAHAIARLADGVVVGSAIVKAAESGVDAAHALTVELRRALDAT, encoded by the coding sequence GTGACTATTTCGTCTGACGCGCTGGCGCAGCGCTTCGCATTGCTCAAGCGAGACGGGCGCAAGGCGCTCGTGACCTACATGACCGCAGGGCACCCCGATCCTGCGCAATCGCTCGCCCTCATGCGCGCGCTCGAGGCAGGGGGGGCCGACGTGATCGAGGTCGGCGTCCCGTTCTCCGACCCGATGGCCGATGGCCCCGTCATCCAGCGCTCGTCGCAGGTGGCGCTGGAGCACGGCGTGGGCATCCGCGATGTCCTGGCGCTGGTGCGCGACGCGCAGCTGTCCATCCCCGTGGTGCTCTTCAGCTACCTCAACCCGATCATGGCCGCGGGCGACGACATCCTCGTGCGCGCGGCGGAATCGGGGGTGCACGGGTTGCTCCTGACGGACCTCCCCGTGGGGGCAGACCCGGCGCGCGAAGCCTGGGTGGGCGCCGGACCGCTGGCCTTCGTGCGCCTGGTGGCGCCCACCACGCCGCTGGCCCGCATGCGCGACATCGCGCAGCACGGTCGCGGCTTCGTGTACCTCATCTCGCGACTCGGCGTGACCGGGATGCAACGCGACGTGGCCAGCGACCTTCCCGAGACCATCGCGCGGCTCCGCGGCGCGACCGATCTCCCCATCTGCGCCGGGTTTGGGGTGTCCAACGGCGAACAGGCGCACGCCATCGCTCGCCTGGCCGATGGCGTGGTGGTCGGGAGCGCGATCGTGAAGGCCGCCGAGTCGGGGGTCGACGCCGCACACGCTCTCACCGTGGAGTTGCGTCGGGCGCTCGACGCCACCTGA